The Culex pipiens pallens isolate TS chromosome 2, TS_CPP_V2, whole genome shotgun sequence DNA window agtagtaacagtattccaaaTTCCAGTTATAGCTCACGAAGTCGcgatggttagcatttttgcttaccaattcaaaggacgggggatcgaaccccaaaaaaatttaataaacccttctgaagtcgcgtgttttggcGTTTCTTGTAAGTGTCCTAACAAAGTGTGGAGAAAGTACACGTACGTGACTGCCGGTGGGTTATAATGTGAGGATGGCACCAACCACTTTAATGGGCATGAGCacgagcatgagagaccacccatggttgtccttctccgttgctgaacaggaccgtaatatcctatcaatacaaccgaccatacgcttaaacgatctaatggtgtttcccttatcaacagcatgtatgaatgcaagatcattaaaactagatctggagcaaataagtagtcgttggccaccaacggcgcccgccatgtcagtttgtagatctcgggggattgggacggagatgttagttagcacaggttgctacaaagggtgggttctatacaatatccacacccccacgtgttccggaaaactacttctacttgggattttgttagtgggtaagggtaatggccaggattcaacatagaggatgatgatgtgacccaataatcaattaaTTTTGATTAATGACCACCAccagtgtgatgtattatgcattctcaaggcaaacagttcGAGGATGCGGATAAGActgttcccggttatttggtgttgagttaaacataaatgattcaatcttagacagccggctgtggaaagataaaaccaaatatcatgcgaaaacgcgaaaccgcccggatcgaaaaacacacacaatcggggggacaacaaagacggaaacggcaatgttggcctaaaatgcacgtacgacaagaaACCAAGAAGATTAATAATACGGCCAGAATTTAGTAAACTCTTGAGTAAACAattctcattaaaaaaaacagactcgTTTGTTTTTATAAGCGGGATTTCCCAAAGATTTGTCTTACGCTTAGTAAACAAACTCACCACGACTAAAAGTGATTCCGTTCTGATAACAGAAGTTACTACAATTTCACGCTCGTTCTAACGAAGCAAGGCATGTTTTCATTCATAAGATGCAATGAATCAATTTTTAACCATTGACTGAATTAAATTCATTTCTGGATATATTGCGAATTTGTAAAAAAGTAGGATACttgtagaaaaaaatgtaattttttaaattaaaaatctgcaaatatCTTCATCCAACATACAGCAATGCATCCCAAAAATCATAGCATTTCTCCTAGGGGGTTTCCCAAAAGCGATTACTGTTATTCACCGAGTTATTTCTGAAAGACGACCCTCGACCAACACTGACACTGATTAATAAGTATATAAAAGCATCATTCAGCGTGTCTACAAACTTTGATAACAGATTTTGCTATAATTTCGCTCTCGGACAAAAGATCTAGTTCAGTTTCAGTCTAGCAGTCGCGATGGCCACTTGTATCAAGTTAAATACAGCAATTTTGTTGCTGTTTGTAATCCTTAAAGTGTTGATCGCTGGAGTAAATGGTGCAgtacgtattttttaaagtttgtatgttttcgttaatttatttgttttgcctTTTAGTGCGATGGAACTTGTGTTCCGTTGAACCAATGCGCAGATGACAATTTTGGAggtgaacatttttttgacataagGTATAAAGGTCTTACGAAACAGATTTGTCTGGAACTAAACTTAATCTTTTCTGTAGGTTTCAAGAAGATGCTGATTGTGAAGATTACCTGAGAGTGTGCTGCCAAAATGTTATTCCTCCGTCAACAGGAGGAGAAGGAAAACCCATAAATCCAACCTCGGCCAATCAAACAAATGAACCTCCAATTTTCAACGATTGTGGAACCCGAAATATGGACGGGGCTGGCTTTAGAATAACTCACGCGACTCAGGGTGAAACCGAGTTTGGCGAGTTCCCCTGGATGGTTGCTCTATTTGCTGGCGACAGCTACGTCTGTGGCGGTTCACTGATTAGACCGAATGTTGTCGTGACCGCAGGTCATTGTGTGTTCAGTAGGCAGAACGAGCGTCTCGTAGTACGCGCTGGGGAGTGGGACTCCAAGACTACGGATGAGGTGCTGGCTTTCCAGGTATTCAGTCTCATTTGTTATTATAGAAAGTCAAGATTTCACCTTAAACTATCTACAATTTCAGGAGCAAACTGTGTCCCAAGTTATCATCCACGAGAATTACCACCAAAAGTTTCTGTTCAACGACATTGCCCTTCTTGTTCTCGAAAAATCGTTTCTTCCCGACGAGCACATCCAGCTGCTGTGTCTTGCTCCCCAGGGCAAGTCCTTTGATGGCAAGGAAAACTGCATCGCCACCGGTTGGGGCAAGGAGCGATTCGACTCGCCGAGCTatcaaaacattctcaaaaaggTTGAACTGCCCATCATGGATCACGAAAACTGCCAGTCCGCATTCCGTAAAACTCGCCTCGGAGCAACCTTCCAACTGCACCGATCGTTCATGTGTGCCGGCGGAGAGGAAGGAGTCGATACGTGCACCGGCGATGGAGGATCTCCGCTGGCCTGTCCGAGCGCTGAAAACGGTAACCGGTACCAGCTGGCCGGAATAGTGGCTTGGGGAATCGGTTGTGGTCAGGCTGGAGTTCCGGGAGCATACGCGAAGGCTAGTTTGCATACTGAATGGATTGATCGCAACATTGATGATCCAAGTGATTATTGATTTTGGGCTCCTGAATCATGTAAAGAGGTGATCCATCTTAAGTTTGCTGTAAATCTTGCTAAAACTAAAATCATAGCTAATCTAACAGAAATCATCTGATTAtcttgagaaaaagttaaatcaaaaataaagtgACACGTTAATTgcttagaaattaaaaatttcattttactgACAAAACGTGAATCACGTTGTTTAACCAGATCTGAAGCCGATTCCTCATCGCAACGGTAAGAATTGTCCACTGGAATCGTTAGCTTTCCTGCCCTTCGCGGTAGGCTACGCGTCCGCGGGAGTTTGCGGTGTGTTTATCACCATAATTGGCGCATTTTGTGCCTTGAATTCAGTTCTGGTGGTCGGACGCGTTTTTCGAGCGCTGTCATTTGTTTTCCTTTTAATCGTCTTTAAAAgtgtaaaatttcttaaaatacgAAGATCTCATTGTAATTTTTGGTTCAAGACATTTGTAGTTAAAATGATGGAAGTGAAAGGCAGACTTTTTcggtgaaatttttgaaatacgaCTTCCTCGACTTAGCAGAGTTGCTCCACCGGGAGGAGATGTCAGCAGCAACAAGAACAACAGGACCTGGGTAACTTCACGAAGTGGCCATCAGCTAGAGCGTTCCAGTGGTCCCAGTTCGACCAACATAAATTCCAGAATGGCAACGTCGTTTTTCAAGAATTGTCGAAGCAGATGTGGGTGGTGATCATCAGCCATCCTTATTAAAGTGGGTCGCTTGCAGTTAATCGTGCGGTATCAGGACTGCTGCCGGAAGCTCTGCTGATCAAGACAGGGATTCAAGAAAAGTCAAGATTCATGTGACATGTGGCGAAACGATCGGAAATGAGCTGGTTTCGAAGATCCTTCgtatttggtgagagctttccatttttattttcaattgacaCTTCCATCCACTCTAACATCCATACATTTCACTAAAGACCAACCACGCAAAtcttactatatacgcggtagggttttcccttggtcgttcgctgtgaattgcctgcttctctaatgaaggttcgactgagggaacatgcttattaatttctcgtcgctccataccctcagtgacgtgatgggagcaagggcgtctatgcgaagtgtccctacacccgctacaaatttccagcgcttggggagggaagcggGAAACCATTTTTATCTacgcgccggtatttgtagcattaaaattcgtgcaaaaaaacttatgcacgtgggtgtacagattatggagtaaaagatgatcgaattgttcacctagcgctcacatgtgtttcgggaccaagttgcctgcgggtatggggatcatacatacatacatacatacatacattttgTGCCTTGAATTCAGTTCTATTCAAAATGTACGTACAATATTTTGCAATAGGGTATTCCCAAGAAATAGGATCAAAGAATAGCATAATCACGGCAAAATGTAAAGAACCAGTGAGATTGAGGCTA harbors:
- the LOC128092814 gene encoding phenoloxidase-activating factor 2-like is translated as MATCIKLNTAILLLFVILKVLIAGVNGACDGTCVPLNQCADDNFGGEHFFDIRFQEDADCEDYLRVCCQNVIPPSTGGEGKPINPTSANQTNEPPIFNDCGTRNMDGAGFRITHATQGETEFGEFPWMVALFAGDSYVCGGSLIRPNVVVTAGHCVFSRQNERLVVRAGEWDSKTTDEVLAFQEQTVSQVIIHENYHQKFLFNDIALLVLEKSFLPDEHIQLLCLAPQGKSFDGKENCIATGWGKERFDSPSYQNILKKVELPIMDHENCQSAFRKTRLGATFQLHRSFMCAGGEEGVDTCTGDGGSPLACPSAENGNRYQLAGIVAWGIGCGQAGVPGAYAKASLHTEWIDRNIDDPSDY